GAAAAATACTCCCACTAGCCTGGCCCTCATTTAGATAGAGGTCAAAATGATGTAATGCGAGACCACGACCGACCAAGGCGAAGAATTGTGCTGCACGTTTAGCATCGAAGGGTAAAGACATGGTTTGCTGCCAGGTATCATTCTCAAATGCCCATGCATTCCCTCTGCCTGCATCCAGCTCTTTATATAACTTCTGATTCCGCTGAAGCCTGGGTGGTACGTGATCGTTCAGATTTACGCTGGCATCTGCATGCCTGCCGCCGAAAGGCAGCAAGGCAGTCAAATAATGCTCAAGCTGACTTTTCAGGTTGTTACAGGCCTCGCAAGCGGGAACCTGCGGTAGATTGGCGCGAGCATCAGGCAAAAAGAATTCACGCGCAAAGATATGATCCCCTGTTGTAGCAGGATTTGCTGTGCAATATGCACATGGTTTACCACGAAACCGTTTTGTACCCATCTGAATTTGGGAAGCTTTTCCGCTAATCGCTATTCTTAAAAACAAAGACCATTTTGATTCATTTGATGCTTTTAAGCAGGGGTATGGATTGGGATTGCACCGCCAACAATCGCCCTAATTTGGTCATGGATGGTACTAGGGGCATAAATTGCCTCAATGTGATCTAATGGATTCCAATTCTCAGTAGTTGGTTGATATATTAATGCTAGCTCTTTACGTTGCTGTGTTTTTCCATCGACCTTAACAGATTTATTCCAGAAAGTTGGGTCAACAGCAATTACTTTTTTAATTTCTTCAGGCGTAAGGGTGCGACCAAGAGGTTTCCCATTAATATTTAAGTCTCCAGC
This Methylophilus medardicus DNA region includes the following protein-coding sequences:
- a CDS encoding HNH endonuclease, with the protein product MGTKRFRGKPCAYCTANPATTGDHIFAREFFLPDARANLPQVPACEACNNLKSQLEHYLTALLPFGGRHADASVNLNDHVPPRLQRNQKLYKELDAGRGNAWAFENDTWQQTMSLPFDAKRAAQFFALVGRGLALHHFDLYLNEGQASGSIFPSAKLSAMYDHLFQHPESNPIHHALGNDTVTYTGLIRMRPRLETVWRLRFYGGLMLADSTDKDSASSSEIIVVTGNQDLVKKLVEM